The genomic segment GATTTCAGAGCAAATTCTTTATTTTTTCAATTGGGTCGGAATACAGGTATTCGAAGGGTATGGTATGACCGAAACTTCTGGTATCATCTCAATACAAACAGAAGGTGAAGTGAAAATTGGTTCGGTTGGACGTGCTATCCCCGGCACAGAATTAAAAATCACCGAGGATGGTGAAATATGTGTCCGCGGGGAGCAAAATATAAGTGGTTATTACAAAGATGAGGAAGCCTCCAATGAATTGTTGAAACCTGATGGTGAAGGCGGATACTGGCTCCATACTGGCGATGTGGGACATCTTGACGAAGACGGATTTCTATTCATTACGGACAGGATGAAAGACATTCTCATCACCTCCGGCGGCAAGAACGTAGCGCCGCAGAACATCGAGAACTTATTAAAAACAAGCCCCTACGTGAGCCAGGCCATGGTTTATGGGGACAGGAAACCGTACCTCACTGCGCTGATCACATTGGATGAAGATGAAATAAACAAGTTTGGACGGGACAGAAAAATCCTATATCAAGATCTGGGTGACCTGTCAAGAAAACCGGAAGTCTTGGATTTAATGAGGAGCGAAGTGCATAAAATGAACAGTGAATTAGCTTCTTATGAAACGATCAAAAGGTTTCGCATTCTTGAGGAGGATTTTGATCAGGATAAAGATGAAATTACTCCTACATTCAAAATTCGACGGAAGGTTATAATTAAACATTATAATAACTTGATCGATGAAATGTATGCTTAGCAATTCAAATGTTGTGCAAAGATTGAGCTTGCTACTAGCAGTTTCTTTTGGTGTAGCACAGCAGCGTTCTACCTGGGAGGTGATTCAAGAAGAAGTTTGGACACCACGATGTGTGGAATGCCATCAGGAAGGAACCACTTTCGGTGAACAATCTGATCTTTATCTCACGTCTGATGTAGCCTATGAGGAGTTGGTGAATACACTTCCAAACAACACTGCCGCAAGGGGTGACGGGTTTCTTCTTTTAGGCAATGATGGTTTGGCAAGTCTTCCTACAAGTTTCCTTTGGGAAAAAATAAATGCTTCAGATAAAGAGCACTTCTATTCTGATCACCCTTACTATGGAGCTCAGATGCCGCTTGGGGCATCATATCTGACTAACGGGCAATTGGCGTTTATAAAAGAGTGGATTCTGGGCGGTGCTCCCAAGGAGGGGATTGTGGAAAAGGCAAAGGAGTCTCTTCTAGATGACACCACAAGATACGATCCCCCGGAATTTATGGCTATTGACACACCGGAACAGGGAATCCAACTTCATTTGGGGCCTTTTGAGATCTCACCACAGTTTGAGAGGGAATTCTATTACTTTCAACCGCTGGATACGACCGGAAACATATATATTGAGCGGGCTGAACTCACCATGCGGTCCGGTAGCCATCATTTTATTGCTTATTCATTCTCTGAATCTATTCCCGCATGGGTTGGGCTGACACCTTTTGAATATCGTGATATACGGGCTGAGGACGGCTCTTATATTCAGTCTAGCCTATTAGCCACACTCTGGCACAGTTTTGGATTTGGAGCTCAGATCCCTTTTATGAATTACCAATTTCCTAATGGTGTAGCACTGCGGCTTGATGCTGATCTAGGTTTGGATTTGAATTCACACTATATCAATCTGACGGACACAGCAAGCGTTGGTGAAGTGTATATAAATATGCATCTACTTAAACCGGAAGAAGTTGACCGGATCGCAGAAGTCCTCTCTCTTAATCACCTTACACTGAGTCTACCGCCGAATAAAGTAACGACACTTGATACAACATTCACATTCATTGAAGATGCAAGTGTATTTCAGCTTATGTCACATGCACATGAACATATGCTGGAATTCAGAGTGGAAAAAGTTGGTGGTGAACTGGATGGAGAATTGGTTTATATCGCATATGACTGGGAGCACCCACCAATATTGGAACTGGATCCGCCCATCCACGTCCGGGCCGGGGAAGGGTTGAAACTAATCGTTACATATGACAATTGGACGGACGAAACATTAAGGTTTGGGTTTTTGAGTGAAGATGAAATGATGATACTATTTGGTTATTACTACTTTGGATCACCTAAGGCTTCAATTGAAGAAGAGCCCCTTCTGCCCGTTGCTTTTGATTTGAGACAGAATTACCCGAACCCGTTCAATGCTGAGACGAAAGTGGAGTTCACACTGAACAGGAATTCAAATATGAAACTTTATCTGTATGATATGATTGGCCGTCCGGTCACAACACTTCTGGATGGTAACATGGCTGCGGGCACCCATACGGTTAACTGGTCAGCTTCAGATAACAAAGGACGACCGCTCCCCTCGGGAGTATACCTAATAAAATTATCAGTTCAGGATCAGTTTCGGGTAATAAAGGCTGTGCTGCTGAGGTAGCCCGCGCCGGTTAATGCTTGAAACAGCGTTGGCCAGTAAAAACCATAGCGATGCCGTGTTCGTTACAAGCATCAATCACTTCCTGATCACGAATAGAGCCACCAGGCTGGATCACGGTGGAAATCCCCGTTGTGCCAATGGCATCAATACTATCTCGGAAGGGGAAGAATGCATCAGAGGCCAGCACGCCACACCTCACATTTTCACCTCCCTTGCGAAGCGCCATGTGCACTGCGTCCACCCGGCTCACTTGACCGGCTCCAAGCCCCACTGTGGTATAATCCTTTGCTATAAGAATTCCATTAGATTTGGCGTGGCGCAATACCTTCCAAGTGAATAAAGCAGTGTCGATTTCTTGGTCTGTTGGTTTCTTTTCAGTTACAACATTAAGATCATCCCGGGTTAATATTTTTGTATCTACATCCTGGACCAATAAACCACCATCAACATTTCTTACTTCTAATTTGGGTTGGCGTTTGCCAAACTCACCAATCTCTAAAACTCGCAGATTTTTTTTCTTTTTAAAGGTATCTAACGCTTTGGGCTCAAAACCTGGTGCCAGAACAATTTCAACAAACACGGAAGTGATAGCCTCCGCCACTGCTTTGGTGCAAGTTCTGTTGAAGGCGATAATACCTCCAAATGCGGAAAGAGAATCAGCATTGAAAGCCCGATTATAGACATCCAGTATATCATTACCCATGGCTACACCGCAGGGGTTGGCGTGCTTTACCACCACACAGGCTAGTTCATCAAATTCTCGGACGCAGGCCAACGCTCCATCTGCATCCATGATATTATTATAAGATAGTTGTTTTCCTTGGTGGATGGTGGCATTAATAATATTTGGCTCATCATTGCCCGGGATTTTGTAAGAAGCAGCAGATTGGTGGGGGTTTTCACCATACCGCATTTCAGAATGTTTTTCAAAAGTGATTGAGAAATCATCCGATAAATCCTCACTTTTCAGATAATTATGGATAATGGTGTCATATTGTGCTGTGTGGCCAAATGCTTTGGACGAAAGATATTTTCGCGTCTCGAATGATATTTCTCCCGACTGGAGTTCATCGGAGAGGGAGGAATAATCAGCCGGATCCACAGCGACGCAGACCCACCCCACATTTTTTGCTGCTGAGCGGATCATGGTGGGCCCACCAACATCCACATTCTCCAATGCCAAGGCCAGATCGCAATCTTCATGGGAAATAGTGTCTGAAAATGGATAAAGATTACATACCACAAGATCAATCCATTGAATATTGTTGGATTCAGCATCACCGCTGTGTAGATCACGAAGACCAAGGATTCCGCCTTCTACCAATGGGTTGATGGTTTTTACCCGTCCATCCATGATCTCCGGGAATTGGGTGTAATCACTTACATCCGTAACGGGAATATTTGCATCACGAAGTGCTTTAGCAGTACCGCCCGTGGAAAGCATTTCAACACTAAGACCGTTCAGTGATTCGGCCAATTCTACTACGCCTGTTTTTTCGAAGACAGATATAAGCGCCCGTTTTACTTGAGTTGGGTTTTGATTTAAGATAGGATTATTAATCATATTTATCAGTTTGGATCAATTTTATCGCTTCAATGAAAGCTTCACCTTCCAATGCTTGGACTTTTGTCTTTAAAGATTCAACGGTATCCTCAGGTGTAACGGTGCATTTTTTCTGGCTCAGGATCGGTCCAGCATCTACTTCTTCGGTGACAAAATGGATCGTACACCCTGTTTCAGCATCACCATTTTTTATTACTTCAGCGTGAACGTTGGTATCCATTCCACCAGCATATTTTGGCAGTAGAGAAGGGTGGACGTTTAAAATTCTGTCACGCCATTCCTGGCAAAATTCCACTGACAGAATCCGCATGAAGCCGATGAGAAGCACCAGTTCAACACCATAGTTTTGCAGAACCGTGGTCATTTCTCTATCAAACTCTTCTCTGGCTTTTCCTTTATGGGGAATGAAAAAAGTTGGTACTCCGTGGTTTTTGGCCCGTTCTAGGATG from the Candidatus Neomarinimicrobiota bacterium genome contains:
- a CDS encoding T9SS type A sorting domain-containing protein; amino-acid sequence: MKCMLSNSNVVQRLSLLLAVSFGVAQQRSTWEVIQEEVWTPRCVECHQEGTTFGEQSDLYLTSDVAYEELVNTLPNNTAARGDGFLLLGNDGLASLPTSFLWEKINASDKEHFYSDHPYYGAQMPLGASYLTNGQLAFIKEWILGGAPKEGIVEKAKESLLDDTTRYDPPEFMAIDTPEQGIQLHLGPFEISPQFEREFYYFQPLDTTGNIYIERAELTMRSGSHHFIAYSFSESIPAWVGLTPFEYRDIRAEDGSYIQSSLLATLWHSFGFGAQIPFMNYQFPNGVALRLDADLGLDLNSHYINLTDTASVGEVYINMHLLKPEEVDRIAEVLSLNHLTLSLPPNKVTTLDTTFTFIEDASVFQLMSHAHEHMLEFRVEKVGGELDGELVYIAYDWEHPPILELDPPIHVRAGEGLKLIVTYDNWTDETLRFGFLSEDEMMILFGYYYFGSPKASIEEEPLLPVAFDLRQNYPNPFNAETKVEFTLNRNSNMKLYLYDMIGRPVTTLLDGNMAAGTHTVNWSASDNKGRPLPSGVYLIKLSVQDQFRVIKAVLLR
- the purH gene encoding bifunctional phosphoribosylaminoimidazolecarboxamide formyltransferase/IMP cyclohydrolase, producing MLNQNPTQVKRALISVFEKTGVVELAESLNGLSVEMLSTGGTAKALRDANIPVTDVSDYTQFPEIMDGRVKTINPLVEGGILGLRDLHSGDAESNNIQWIDLVVCNLYPFSDTISHEDCDLALALENVDVGGPTMIRSAAKNVGWVCVAVDPADYSSLSDELQSGEISFETRKYLSSKAFGHTAQYDTIIHNYLKSEDLSDDFSITFEKHSEMRYGENPHQSAASYKIPGNDEPNIINATIHQGKQLSYNNIMDADGALACVREFDELACVVVKHANPCGVAMGNDILDVYNRAFNADSLSAFGGIIAFNRTCTKAVAEAITSVFVEIVLAPGFEPKALDTFKKKKNLRVLEIGEFGKRQPKLEVRNVDGGLLVQDVDTKILTRDDLNVVTEKKPTDQEIDTALFTWKVLRHAKSNGILIAKDYTTVGLGAGQVSRVDAVHMALRKGGENVRCGVLASDAFFPFRDSIDAIGTTGISTVIQPGGSIRDQEVIDACNEHGIAMVFTGQRCFKH
- the purN gene encoding phosphoribosylglycinamide formyltransferase → MIKLGVLGSTKGTDLQAVLDAVNNGLLDAKVSVVVSNQESAYILERAKNHGVPTFFIPHKGKAREEFDREMTTVLQNYGVELVLLIGFMRILSVEFCQEWRDRILNVHPSLLPKYAGGMDTNVHAEVIKNGDAETGCTIHFVTEEVDAGPILSQKKCTVTPEDTVESLKTKVQALEGEAFIEAIKLIQTDKYD